The genomic stretch CGGATGGCGGCCCCGCAGCGATCGGCGGCCTGGGCCAGGACCTCGCGGAAGATGGCGCGGTCCCCCTCATTGAGCCGGCGCATGGTGCCGCTGCCGATGATGGTCAGCAGGCTGTCCGTGATGTGGCCGGTGATCGAGATGTGGCTTTGCACCTCATAGAATTTCTTGGCCTGGATGGTGGGCAGCGGGTTTTCCTGCGCATCCACCGTGCCGTTCTGCAGGGCCAGATAAACCTCGGCGAAGGCGATGGGGGTGGCATTGGCGCCGACCGCGCGGGCGAACATCAGGAAGGAGGGCGCCTGGGGCACGCGCAGCTTCAGGCCGCGCATGTCGGTCGGCTGCATGATGGAGCGGTTCGCCGTCACCATGCGGTCCCCGTAATAGGTCAGCGCCACGGCGTGGTGATTGGTCTGCCGGTCATAGGCGGCGACCAGCTCGCGGTGCAGGTCACTGGCGCGGTAGGCCTGGAAATGCGCGTAGTCGCGCAGGGCATAGGGCGCGTGGGAAATCGCCAAGGGGCGGTAGCTGGCGCCGGCGAAGGCGACGCCGGTGTAGATGAGATCCACCGTGCCGAGCGTCAGGCCCTGATTGATCTGCGGCTCATTGCCCAGCGCCGAGGCGGCGAAGACCTCGATATTCCAGCGGCCGCCGGTGCGCTGCTGGATCTGGCCCGCGGCCCAGACGGCCTCGGTGTGATAGGGCTCGGCCACCTCATACACATGCGCCCAGCGCAGGCGGGTGCCTTGGGCGATGGCGGCGTTCGAGACGAAGGGGGCGGCGAGGGCGGTAAGCCCGAGCGTACGGCGGCTGATCATGGGGACTTCCTCGGTTGGTTTTTTATGGCGCGGATGCTGCCGGTTTTCATGCAGCTTCCGCAATGGGGAATCGCACGGCAGGATGCGGGAAAACCCAGGGAGAGACCGCCATGGATACCCACGTGATCCGCCTGCATGAGGAAGATGGCGTGGTGATCGCCCGCCGGGCGCTGCCCGTGGGCACGCCCGTCGCCCCCAATGTGGTGGCGCGGGCGCGCATCCCGGCGGGGCACAAGGTGGCGGTGCGCGGCCATGCGCCGGGCGAGGAAATCCGCCGCTACGGGCAGATCATCGGCTTTGCCACGGCGCCGATCGCCCCGGGCGAATGGGTGCACACGCAGAATTGCGGCATGGGCGATTTCTCCCGCGACTACGCCTGGGGCGTGGATGCGCGGCCGACCGAGCCGGTGGCGGTGCCCGCGCATTTCCAGGGGATCCTCCGGGCCGATGGGCGGGTGGCGACGCGCAACTACATCGGCATCATCACCAGCGTGAATTGCTCGGCCCATGTGGCGGATCTGATCGCGCGGAGTTTCACGCGGAACCCCTTCACCGATGGGCCGGACCCGCTGGCCGCGTTCGGCGCGGTGGATGGCGTGGTGGCACTGACCCACAAAACCGGCTGCGGCATGACGGAGGGCGAGCCCTTGCGCGTGCTGCGCCGCGTTCTGGCGGGCTTCGCGCGGCATCCGAATTTTTCGCACGTCATCGCCATCGGGCTGGGGTGCGAGGTGAACCAGCTGGGCGGCCTCTTGGAGGAACAGCGCCTGGCCGGGCGGCTGCGGACGCTGAACATCCAGGAGAGCGGCGGCACGCGGAAGACGGTGGAGGCCGGGATTGCCTTCGTGAAGGAAGTGCTGGGCGAGGCCAATGCCGCAACCCGCGTGCCGGTGCCGGCGAGTGCCTTGAAGGTGGCGCTGCAATGCGGTGGCTCGGACGGGTATTCGGGGATTACGGCCAATCCGGCGCTGGGGGCGGCGTCTGATCTGGTGGTGCGGCATGGGGGGACGGTGATTCTTTCTGAATCGCCGGAGACCTATGGGGCGGAGCATCTGCTGACGCGCCGCGCCGTCTCGCCCGAGGTGGGGCAGAAGTTGGTGGATGTGATGCGCTGGTGGGAGGAATACACGGCGCGCGAGGGGGCGGAGATGAACGCCAACCCCTCACCCGGGAACAAGGCGGGCGGGCTGACGACCATCCTGGAAAAGTCGCTCGGCGCCATGGCCAAGGCGGGGACGACGAATTTGGTGGATGTGGTGCGCTATGCCGAGGAGGTGCGGGAGGCGGGCTTCGTCTTCATGGACACGCCCGGCTATGACCCGGTGGGGGCGACGGGGCAGGTGGCGGGTGGGGCGAACCTGATGTGCTTCACCACGGGGCGGGGCAGCGTGTTCGGCTGCAAGCCCGCGCCCTCGCTCAAGCTGGCGACCAATACGGCGATGTTCCAGCACATGGAGGAGGATATGGATATCAATTGCGGGACGGTGCTGGACGGGGGGGAAAGCGTTTCCGAGTGCGGGGAACGCATCTTCCGGCATATGCTGGCGACGGCCAGCGGGGCGCCCACGAAAAGCGAGGCGCTGGGGTTTGGGGATGCGGAGTTTGCGCCCTGGGTGTTGGGGGCGACGATGTAAGGCATGGCGCTACCGGACGATTTCCTGCTGGTCTTGCAGAAACTGGCTGACGCCTTTGAGGCGCTGCGCCGGAAAACGGGTGAATCCGCTGTCCTCGTCGGCGGGGCCGCCGTCGAGCTTTACACGGGCGGGGCCTACAGCACGGGCGACTTCGACGTGCATGTCACGGATGCTGGAGCCTTTCGTTCGTTCCTCGAAGAGGTTGGGTTCATTCGCGAAGATCAGATCGGGTATCTCAAGAATTTCTGGTATCTCCCGGAAGTGGCCTGCTATGGCGTGCAAATCGTCAGTGGCCAATTGTTTGATGGCCGATGCGAGAGGACGCGCATCCGGTTCTTGACCACGGAGTCCGGATCGTCTTTTGCCTTGCCGCCGGTGGAAGACCTGATCGCCGATCGGCTCGGGCAATACGCGGTGGCGAGCCCGACGGATGACAGCATGCTTCTGCAAGCGCGGCTGCTGCTTTCGCTTGCGGAGGAGATTGACCAACCCTATCTGCGAAAGCGCGTTCAAGACGAAGGTGGGGATATCTCCCTGCTGGCGCTGGATTAAGGAGGCGGCGATGCGCACCACCAGCCTGTCCGACTTCCTGGCCCGAAGGGACGCCCGGGCGAAGCAACAGGGCCTTGTGTTCACGGCCGAGATGAGGGAAGCCCTACAAAACAAGGGCGCCCGGCGCACCGCCGAGAAGCGCGCCGCACTGCGACGTATCGAAGAGCGTTGCGCCGAGGCCGGCGTGAAGCCTTTGAAGGCGCAATACTAACCCACCCGGCTAGGCACCCGCCCCACCCCTGGCTAGCCTCGCCGCATGCAAGAAAAACTCACCGTCCTCGAACCCGAATCCCTCTACCCCGACACGCTGCTGGAACAGCGCGTGATGGGCGACACCGTCCGCATCCTCCAGGGCAACGCCAAAAAGGCCCTGATCGAACTCCCGGATGAGCTCTGCGCCCAGGCCGATGGCCTGATGACGCTGCGCCTCGCCGTCCCGAAGGAGGCGCTGGCGAAATTCCCCAAGCTCAAGGTCGTGATCCGCATGGGTGTCGGCTATGACCGCGTGGACCGCGCCTATTGCGCCGAGCGCGGCATCATCGTCTGCAACGTGCCCGATTACGGCACGCAGGAGGTGGCGGATACCGCCATCGCGCTCGCCGTCTCGCTCCGCCGCGGCCTCGTTCTGCATCATGACGCGCAGCGCGGCACGCCGCCCGCGCCATGGGGCGTCCTGCCCAACCGCATCGTCCGCCGCTTCGAGGTGCAGCGCTTCGGCATTCTCGGCCTCGGGCGCATCGGCACGGCGGTGGCGCTGCGGGCCAAGGCGCTCGGCTTCAAGGTGCTGTTTTTCGACCCGGCCTTGCCCAATGGCGCGGACCGCGCCATCGGCGTGGAGCGGGTGGAGAGCCTGGATGCGCTGATGGCGCAATCCGATGTGCTTTCCATCCATTGCCCGCTGACGCGCAACACGCGCGGCCTGGTGGGGGCGCGGGAATTGGCGCTGCTGCCTCAGGATGCCGTGGTGGTGAACACCGCGCGCGGCCCCATCCTGGATATGGACGCGCTGGAGGGCGCGCTGCGTTCCGGCCACCTGGCCGGCGCTGGCCTGGATGTGATCCCGGTCGAACCCCCGGTCGAGCCCATTCCGGCCCTGCTCGCCGCCTATCGCGCGCGCGAGCCCTGGCTGATGGGCCGCCTGGTGATCATGCCCCACGTCGCCTTCCACAGCCCCGAAGCCTGGGACGACATCCGCCTGAAATCGGCCGAAACGATGCGCGACGTCCTGGTCCGCGGCCTCCGCACCAACGTCATCCCGCCCGAGTCAGACTAACGAAGGTGCAGGAAACGAGTTTCCTGCCGGGGTGAAGGGGCAGCGCCCCTTCCTCCTCGAAGCCACCCCAAGGCAAGAGATCGCGCCTCAGCCCTGGGCCGCTTCCCGCCTGCGCCGCTTGCGCTCCGCCTTGGCCGCGGCAAGCTCCGCGCCGGTGGCGAGTGGCGGGGCAGCGGGTTTCTTGCGGTCATAGAGCAGGCTGTCGGCCCGCACCGCGGCTTCGATCTCGGCCACGCGCGCATCGGTCACGGGGATGCCGGCCACGCTGGCCAGGGTGCGGATGAAGTCGCCCTGCTTGCGGATCGCCTTGTCGAAGGAGACCAGCACGCATTCCCGCTCCGTCCCGGCCAGGAATTGCACCATGCGCTGGGCGTAGAGGATGGAGGCCATCATGCCCCCCACCAGCTCCGGATCACCGCGATTGACCTTGCGCATGGCGATGGAGAGCGGGTCCTTGAAGACCATCACATAGATCGGCCGGCGGACCAGGCGGTCCACCACATCGAAATGCTCGACGATGGCGGGCAGCTTCCAGCCCCAGAGCGGATGCGCCGCTTCCCGCGCGCGGATGGTCTCGGTCAGGCGCACATGGCCTTCATCCGGTTCCTCGCCGCGCAGCAGGAAGCGCAGCGTGCGGTCCTCATAGCGCGGCGTGTCCTTGCCGAGGGGGATGCCCAGGTGATGCGCCACGCTGGCGACGAAGGTGGTGCCGCCGCGCGGATTGCCCGTCAGCAGCACGGCGCGGCCGATGCCCGCATCCGCGCCCTGGAGCGAGGCGCCGCGATTCAGCACCACGCAGCTTTCACCAACTTCCATCTCGGCCTCCGGATTCATGGGACATCAAAGGCAAGGGAGGGGTTTCGCGCAAGACGGCCGCCGCCCTCACGCCGCGTCCGGCACACCGCGGGTGATGGCCGAAAGCTCGGCATTGATGTCCCAGAGGACGGCGCGGATGTCGCTCGCGCCGCGGGCCGCCACGCGGGCGCTGTGCATGGCCTGATAGGCCTCGGCATGGGCGCGCGTCGTGAAGGCATAGAGCCCGCCGGCGCGGCCGGCCGCCGCATCCTCCGTCCAGATTTTCCAGACGAGGCCGGGCGTCTCCTCCGCGATGGTCTGCGCGAGGGGGCGGAGCAGCGCGTTGCGCTCTGCCCCCGGCGCCGGATAGGGCGGCGGGGCCGTGGCGAAATCCATCTGCAGGATCACGCGCGCGGGCCCCGCCATCCGCTCAGCCCTGATAGGCGACGGTGCGGGTGACCTGCTCGCCCAGGCCCTCCACGCCGACGCGCACTTCCTGCCCGGCCTTGAGGAACCAGGGTGTCGGCTTCTTGCCGAGGCCGACGCCAGGCGGTGTCCCGGTGAAGATCACATCGCCCGGGAACAGCGTGATGCACTGGCTGACGTAGCTGACCAGCGTCTTCACGCCGAAGATCATGGTCTTGGTGCTGCCATCCTGCTGGCGCACGCCATCCACATCGGCCCACATGCGCAGGTTCTGCGGGTCGGGCACCTCATCCTTCGTGACCATCCAGGGGCCGAGCGGGCCGAAGGTCTCGAAGCCCTTGCCCTTGTCCCAGGTCGGGCCGCGTTCGGCCTGCCATTCGCGCTCGCTCACGTCATTGCCGACGGCGAAGCCGGCCACGTGGTCCATCGCGGCCTCCTCCGTCACGTAGCGGGCGGTGGTGCCGATGACGATGCAGAGTTCGCATTCCCAATCGGTCTTCACCGAGTTCTTGGGGATGATGATGTCGTCATAAGGGCCGTTCAGCGCGCCGAGCGACTTGATGAAGACGATGGGCTCCTTCGGCACGGCGGCCCCCGTCTCGGCCGCGTGGTCGGCGTAGTTCAGGCCGATGCAGATCAGGTTCGTCATGCCCGTGACGCAGGAGCCGATGCGCGGCGAACCCGTGACGGCCGGCAGCGTCGCCGGGTCCATGGCGGCGAGCTTGGTGAGCACGCCGGGGGCGAGGGCCGCGCCATTCACATCGGGGATGACGCCCGAAAGATCGCGGATGGTGCCGGATGCATCGAGCATTCCGGGCTTTTCCTGGCCCTTGGGGCCGTAGCGGAGCAGTTTCATGGGGCGTTTCCTCCTGGAGAGACGCCCCGGATACTGCCCGCAAAACGATCTGGCGCGAAGGGCTGCCCCTCAGCCCTCCATGCGGATCGGCGTCAGATCCTGCATCCAGCTTTGCGCCTGGGTGAAGTTCTTGACGCGGCGGGACAGGCCGCGCGGATTGGTGTCATGCACCACCCAGAGCCACATCGCCTGGTCCACCAGGCGGCTGTGCAGCCTCGCCAGGACGCGGTTCTGCGCCTCGATCTCGAAGGTGTTGCGCGCTTCGACGATGAGCGCATCGGCCTCTGGGTCCTGGTAATTGCCCCAGTTGAAGCCGCCGCGGATGCGGCCCGCGCCATAGGCCGGGCCGAGCAGGCCGATATCGGGGTCCCAGAAGGCCCAGGAGTTGTTGTTGGCGTGCAGGCCGCGATTCTCCGGCGCCTCGGCTCCCGCACGGCGGCGGCCGCGCAGTGCCTCCCAGTCCATCACCTCGAATTCCAGCTCGATCCCGACATCGCGGAAATTCTGCTGGATCGCCTCGTTCATCGGCATGGGCTGCATCTGGCCCGAGCCGGTGGGGGCCACGATGAATTTGGTGCGCACAGGGTTGGCCCGGCTGAAGCCCGCCTCAGCCAGGAGGCGGCGGGCGCGGTCCGGATCGAAGCCGATCTGGAAGGTCGGGCTGCCGAACCAGGGATGCCCCTCGGTCACCATGCCCTTGGCCGGCAGCGCGAGGCCGCCCAGCATCTGCACGAGCCCGCCGCGGTCAATCGCCAGATTCGCGGCCTGCCGCACGCGAAGATCGCGGAAGGGCGAACCTTCGACATAGGAGAGCTGGTGGCACCAGATATGCGGATAAGCATTGGTCACCACCTGGTGCCCGGCGGCGCGGATGCGCGGCACCGCATCGGGCGGCGGGGCCTCGATGAAATCCACCTGGTTGGAGAGCAGGGCGGCCACGCGCGTCAGCGCGTCCGGCATGGGGATCAGCGCCAGCCGGTCATGCTGCGGAATGCGCGAGCGGTCGAAATGCCCGGAATTGCGGACCAGCTCCAGCCGCTCCCGCGGCACGAAGCGGTCGGCGATGTAGGGGCCGGTGCCGGAGGGGCGCTGCGCGAAGCGCTCCCAGTTGCGGCCCAGCTCCTCGAAGCGGGCGGGCGAGGAGTAGAACAGATTGGCCATGAGATAGGGGAAGACGGCGTCCACCGCCTTGGTCTCGATCTCGATGGTCATCGGGTCGCGCACGCGCCAGCGCTCGATATTGCCGGCATAGAGGCTGCCCTGGGCGGATTGCGCGCGGTCGAATTGCGGGGCGTCACGGTCGAGCAGCTTGCCGAGGTTCCAGGCGACGGATTCCGCGGTGAAGGCGGAGCCGTCATGGAAGCGCACGCCGGGGCGGATGCGGAAGATCCAGAGCTTCTTGTTCTCGCCATCCACCGCCCAGGATTCGGCGAGGCTCGGCCGGAGCGAGGCGGCGCGGTCGGCGCGGGTCAGGTCCCAGGCGATCAGCGGGTCATACAGGGTGTAGCCGAGGAAGCGGTTGCCTTCCGCACCCTGGCTCGGCTGGCCGGTGGTGAAGGGGATGTCCGCCACGGTCATGCCGACGCGCAGCGTGGTGGGCGCGGGTGTGGTTTGCGCTTGCGCGGCGGGGGCGGCGGCGAGGGCGGCGCCCGCCGCCAGAAGGTCACGGCGATGCATGGATCAGGCTCCTTCGAAGCGTGGCGCGGCGTTCCTCGCGGATGAGGCTGGCACGCGCCCGCCCCCCCCGCAACCGCCGCTTCCCGCGCTGGCCGGGAAAGGGCAGGATGGGGGCATGGAAACACGCCCGAAAATCCTGATCCTCGGCGCTGGCATCATGGGGCTGTGCACGGCCTGGGCGCTGCTCCGGCAGGGCTTTGCCGTGCATGTCCTGGACCAGGTGCCACCACCCAACCCGGCCGGCGCCTCGGTGGATCACCACCGCCTGATCCGCCACGCCTATGGCACCCAGCGCGGCTACATGCGGATGGTGGATGAGGCCTATGCCGCCTGGGACCGCCTTTGGGTGGATCTGGGCGAAGTGCTGCACATCCAGACCGGCGTGCTGGCGCTGGATGACACGGCGGGCGACTGGGTGCGGCAGACGCGGGCCGCCCTGCGCGCGGATGGCCGCGCGCATGAGGATCTGACCGCGGCCCAGGTGGCCGCGCGCTTCCCCTATCTCTCGGGCGAGGGCATCACCGATGCCTTCTTCTGCCCCGCCGGCGGCGTGCTGCTGGCCGAGCGCATCGTGGCCGCCCTTGCGCGGCATGTGGAGGCGCAGGGCGCCGTCATCGAAGTGGCCCGCGCCACGCAGCTCGATCCGGCGCGGGCGATGGTGACGCTGGAAGGTGGGGCCGCGCGCTCGGCCGATCTGCTGGTGGTGGCGGCCGGCCCCTGGATTCCGCGCCTGCTGCCCGAGGTGGCGCGGCGCGTCACCCCCTCGCGCCAGGTGGTGGTGCGGCTGGATGCGCCGTCCGCGGCCTGGAAGCAGGCGCCCATGCTGCTCGACCTCGCGGCCGAGGGCGGCTTCTATCTGGTGCCGCCCGTGGCCGGCACGCCGATCAAGATCGGCGATCACAGCTTCTCCCGCCAGGGCCATCCGGATGATGACCGCACGCCCGACAGCCGTGAGGTGGAGCGCATCCTGGCCCTCGCCCGCAAGCGCGTCCCGGGCATCGAGGGCTTCGCGCGCCTGGGTTCCGCCACCTGCTTTTACGACGTGGAGCCGGATGAGCGCTTCGTGATCGAGCCCCTGGCGCCGCGCGCCTGGGTGATGTCCGGCTTTTCCGGCCATGGCTTCAAATTCGGCGCGGTGCTGGGCGAGCGCCTGGCCCAGGCCATCGCCCAGCCCGAAACGGCCGCGCGCCTGCCCGCCTGGGCCGCCGGCGATGAGGTGATCCCCGCATGAGCACGACGCAAACCGAAGACATCCTCTTCGCCCTGACCCGGCTGCACGCCCTGCCGGATTGCGGCCTGGGCGAGGATGACATCGCCGCCCTGCTGGAGGAGATGCGCAAATTCACCGAAGGCGTGATCGAGCCCGGGCGGCTGGAAGCGGACCGCATCGGCGCGCGTTTCGCGGATGGCGCGGTGACCTGCCCGCCCGGCTATCGCGCGGCCTATGCCGCCTGGGTCGAGGCCGGCTGGCAGGGGGTTGCGGCCGGTGAGGAGCATGGCGGGCAGGGCCTGCCCTTCGCCCTCTGGACCGCGATGTCGGAGTTGTTGGCGACCGCCGACATGGCGTTTTCGCTCTGCCCGCTGCTGACCTGCGGCACGATCGAGGTGCTGGAGAAATACGGCACGCCCGCGCAATCGGCGAAATGGCTGCCGGAGCTGATCAGCGGGCGCTGGAACGGCACCATGTGCCTGACCGAGCCGCAGGCGGGCAGTGATCTCTCGACGGTGCGGACGCGCGCGGAACCATTGGGCGATGGCCGCTACGCGCTGCATGGCCAGAAGATCTACATCACCTATGGCGCCAATGACCTGGCCGCCAATACGCTGCATTTCGTGCTGGCGCGGCTGCCGGATGCACCCCCCGGCTCGCGCGGGATCAGCCTTTTTGCCACGCCGACGATCCTGCCGGATGGCACGCTGAATGCCCTGCGTTGCGGCGGCATCGAGCACAAGCTCGGCATCCATGGCTCGCCCACCTGCACCATGCTGTTCGAAGGCGCCGTGGCCGAGTTGATCCATGAGCCGCATCGCGGCCTGCCGGCCATGTTCGCGCTGATGAACAATGCGCGCCTCCAGGTCGGCGTCGAAGGTGTGGCCGTGGGCGCGCGCGCGCTGCATCTGGCCCAAGCCTATGCGGCGGATCGCATCCAGGGGGGGCGGCCCATCGCCCGCCACCCGGATGTGGCGCGCATGCTGGCCGAGATGCGGGCCATGACGCTGGCCGGGCGCTTCCTCGCCTATGAGGCGGTGATCGCGGCGGATCACGCGAAGCAGGGCGACACCGAGGCTGAGGCGAAGCTCGCCTTGCTCACCCCCATCGTGAAGGCCTGGTGCACCGATCGGGGCGTGGAGGCGGCCAATCTGGGCGTGCAGGTGCATGGCGGCATGGGCTTCGTGGAGGGCAGCGGTGCGGCGCAGGTGCTGCGCGATTCGCGGATCGCGCCGATCTATGAGGGCACCAACGGCATCCAGGCGCTGGACCTCGTCACCCGCAAATTGCCGCGTGACCAGGGGGCGCTGCTGCGCCGCATGCTGGCCGAAGCGCGCGCCACGGATGCGCGGCTCGGCCCCGCGTTGGATGCGCTGGAGGCGGCTACCCGCTGGATTCTCGCTGCCCCCGCGGAGGAGGTGGCGGCCAGTGCCTCGGCCTATCTGGAGGCTTGCGGCTGGGTGCTGGGGGCGGCCCTGCTGGCCCGCGCCGCCCGGCTGGATGCGCGCTATGCCCCCATCGCCGAATTCTACCGGACCCGCCTGCTGCCCCGCGCCCAGGCCCATGCGGCCGAGGTCACCGGGGCGGCGGAGGTGCTGGCACTGATCCCGGCCTGAGTGACCGGCATGTCGCCAAAACGCCACAATTCGGGGCCAAGCGCCCGGACTTCCAGGACACAGGGACTTGCGCGATTGACGCAACGCAGCATCTTGTCCCGATCACAAGACACTCAACAGGCATGAACGCACCTCTTTCCTCCCCTTCGCCCCGCCGCTCGCGCCCGCATGTCGCCGTCATTGGCGCCGGCCCCGGGGGACTTGCGGCCGCGATGCAATTGGCCGCCTCCGGCGCCAAGGTGACCCTGTTCGAGAAGGATGGCGTGGTGGGCGGTCGCACCCGCACCCTGACCTCGCCCGAGGGGTATAAATTCGACCTGGGGCCGACCTTCTTCCTCTATCCCCGCATCCTCAAGGAAATCTTCGAGGCCTGCGGCGCGCGGCTGGAGGAGGAGGTGGATCTGATCCGCCTCGATCCGCAATACCGCCTGATCTTCGAGGGCCAGCCCAACATCACGATTGATGCGACGGGTGACCTCGATCAGATGGAGCGAAATATCGGCAGCTTCGCGCCGGGCGATGTGGCGGGCGTGCGCCGCTTCATGACCGAAAACCGCGAGAAGCTGGCCGTGTTCCGGCCCTTCCTGGAGCGGCCCTTCCTCTCCAATGCCGACATGGTCGGCGTGGATATCCTCAAGAGCATCCCGCAACTGCGCCCGCACAAGCAGGTGGACCAGGATCTGAAGCGCTACTTCAAGGATCCGCGCACGCGCCTCGCCTTCAGCTTCCAGACCAAATACCTCGGCATGTCGCCGTTCAAATGCCCCTCGCTCTTCACCATCCTGAGCTTCCTGGAATATGAATACGGCGTGTATCACCCGCGCGGCGGCTGCGGCGCCGTTAGCGACGCCATGGCCCGCGTGGCCGAGCGCCTGGGCGTCGAAATCCGCCTGAACACGCCCGTGGACAAGATCACCTTCGCCGGCCGCCGCGCCGTCGGCGTCGAGGTTGGTGGCCAGCACATCGCGGCCGATTCCGTGGTGCTGAACGGCGATTTCGCGCATGCCGTGCCCAAGCTCGTGCCCAATTCCATCCGCAAGGCCTGGTCCGACCAGAAGATCGAGAAGTCGCGCTATTCCTGCTCGACCTTCATGCTCTATCTCGGCATTGAGGGGACATACCCCGATCTCGCGCACCACAATGTGCTCCTGGCCGAGGAATACCAGCGCAACATCCACCAGATCGAAAGCGGCGAATTGCCGGATGTGCCGAGCCTTTATGTGCAGAACCCCTGCGTGACCGATCCGAGCCTGGCGCCGGCCGGGCATTCGGCGCTGTACATGCTGGTGCCCGTGCCCAATCTGCGCCACGGGGCGGATTGGAGCGTCGAAGGGCCGCGCTACCGCGACATCGCCATCCAGCGGCTGAAGACGCTGGGGCTGCATGATATCGAATCCCGCATCCGCTATGAGCGCGTCGTCTCCCCGCAGGATTGGCAGGATGAATTCTCGGTGGGGTATGGCGCCACCTTCAACCTCAGCCATGACCTGATGCAGATGCTGAGCTTCCGGCCGCGCAACCGCTTCAATGACACCCAGGGGCTCTATCTGGTGGGTGGCGGCACGCATCCGGGCTCCGGCCTGCCGGTGATTTATGAGGGTGCGCGCATCACCGCGCGCCTGATCCAGGAAGACCTGGCGTTGACGCCCCAGCCGGCCCTGACGCCCGCCACGGAGATTTGACCATGACGTCGCATGTCGTTGTTGTTGGCGCCGGCCTCGGCGGCCTCGCCGCTGCCTGCACCGCCGCCGCGCGTGGCCACAAGGTCACGCTGCTGGACAAGAACCCCTGGCTCGGTGGCAAGGCCGCGCAGCTGTTCCTCGATGCGCCGGACGGGTCGGGCAAATTCCGTTTCGACATGGGCCCCACCATCCTCACCGTGCCGCGCGTGCTGCGCCGCATCTTCGCCGAGGCGGGGCGCGACCAGGCGAAGGAATTGCCGCTGATCCGGCTGGACCCGCAATGGCGCTGCTTCTTCGAGGATGGCAGCCGCATCGACCTGATGGCCGATGTGGACGTGATGGCGAAGCTGATGGATGAATTCGCCCCCGGCCGTGGCCTGGGCGACGGCTACCGCAAGTTCCAGCGCGTGGCCAAGCACCTGCATGGTGTGTCGGAGAAGTTCTTCTTCTGGAAGTCGGTGGAGGGCATCACCGACACGCTGGACATGAAGGCCAACCTCAATCCGAACACGCTGAAGGATGTGCTGAGCCTGCGCATGGGCCAGACCGTGGCCAAGGTGATCCGCGGCCATGTGCCGGATGAGCGGCTGGCGCAGATGCTGGACCATTTCTGCCAATATGTCGGCAGCAACCCCTATCTCGCCCCCGCCGTCCTCGCCTCGATCGGCGACATGCAGGCGAGCGAGGGCGTCTGGTATCCCGTCGGCGGCACGCGTGCCGTGGCCGAGGGGCTGGCCAAGCTCGCCGGGGATCTCGGCGCCGATCTGCGCCCCTCCTGCGACGTGACCGGCTTTGACATCGAGAATGGCGCCATCAAGGCCGTGAAGCTCGCCACCGGCGAGCGCATCGCCTGCGATGCCGTGATCTCCAACATGGACGCCATCCGCACCTACAAGGAGCTGGTCGGCGGCAGCACCGGCGAGGCCTATGCGAAGAAGGGCTTCGAGCCCGCCTGCAGCGGCGTCGTGCTCTATATGGGCC from Sediminicoccus sp. KRV36 encodes the following:
- a CDS encoding FAD-dependent oxidoreductase, which produces METRPKILILGAGIMGLCTAWALLRQGFAVHVLDQVPPPNPAGASVDHHRLIRHAYGTQRGYMRMVDEAYAAWDRLWVDLGEVLHIQTGVLALDDTAGDWVRQTRAALRADGRAHEDLTAAQVAARFPYLSGEGITDAFFCPAGGVLLAERIVAALARHVEAQGAVIEVARATQLDPARAMVTLEGGAARSADLLVVAAGPWIPRLLPEVARRVTPSRQVVVRLDAPSAAWKQAPMLLDLAAEGGFYLVPPVAGTPIKIGDHSFSRQGHPDDDRTPDSREVERILALARKRVPGIEGFARLGSATCFYDVEPDERFVIEPLAPRAWVMSGFSGHGFKFGAVLGERLAQAIAQPETAARLPAWAAGDEVIPA
- a CDS encoding acyl-CoA dehydrogenase family protein, with amino-acid sequence MSTTQTEDILFALTRLHALPDCGLGEDDIAALLEEMRKFTEGVIEPGRLEADRIGARFADGAVTCPPGYRAAYAAWVEAGWQGVAAGEEHGGQGLPFALWTAMSELLATADMAFSLCPLLTCGTIEVLEKYGTPAQSAKWLPELISGRWNGTMCLTEPQAGSDLSTVRTRAEPLGDGRYALHGQKIYITYGANDLAANTLHFVLARLPDAPPGSRGISLFATPTILPDGTLNALRCGGIEHKLGIHGSPTCTMLFEGAVAELIHEPHRGLPAMFALMNNARLQVGVEGVAVGARALHLAQAYAADRIQGGRPIARHPDVARMLAEMRAMTLAGRFLAYEAVIAADHAKQGDTEAEAKLALLTPIVKAWCTDRGVEAANLGVQVHGGMGFVEGSGAAQVLRDSRIAPIYEGTNGIQALDLVTRKLPRDQGALLRRMLAEARATDARLGPALDALEAATRWILAAPAEEVAASASAYLEACGWVLGAALLARAARLDARYAPIAEFYRTRLLPRAQAHAAEVTGAAEVLALIPA
- the crtI gene encoding phytoene desaturase family protein, whose product is MNAPLSSPSPRRSRPHVAVIGAGPGGLAAAMQLAASGAKVTLFEKDGVVGGRTRTLTSPEGYKFDLGPTFFLYPRILKEIFEACGARLEEEVDLIRLDPQYRLIFEGQPNITIDATGDLDQMERNIGSFAPGDVAGVRRFMTENREKLAVFRPFLERPFLSNADMVGVDILKSIPQLRPHKQVDQDLKRYFKDPRTRLAFSFQTKYLGMSPFKCPSLFTILSFLEYEYGVYHPRGGCGAVSDAMARVAERLGVEIRLNTPVDKITFAGRRAVGVEVGGQHIAADSVVLNGDFAHAVPKLVPNSIRKAWSDQKIEKSRYSCSTFMLYLGIEGTYPDLAHHNVLLAEEYQRNIHQIESGELPDVPSLYVQNPCVTDPSLAPAGHSALYMLVPVPNLRHGADWSVEGPRYRDIAIQRLKTLGLHDIESRIRYERVVSPQDWQDEFSVGYGATFNLSHDLMQMLSFRPRNRFNDTQGLYLVGGGTHPGSGLPVIYEGARITARLIQEDLALTPQPALTPATEI
- the crtI gene encoding phytoene desaturase family protein, which codes for MTSHVVVVGAGLGGLAAACTAAARGHKVTLLDKNPWLGGKAAQLFLDAPDGSGKFRFDMGPTILTVPRVLRRIFAEAGRDQAKELPLIRLDPQWRCFFEDGSRIDLMADVDVMAKLMDEFAPGRGLGDGYRKFQRVAKHLHGVSEKFFFWKSVEGITDTLDMKANLNPNTLKDVLSLRMGQTVAKVIRGHVPDERLAQMLDHFCQYVGSNPYLAPAVLASIGDMQASEGVWYPVGGTRAVAEGLAKLAGDLGADLRPSCDVTGFDIENGAIKAVKLATGERIACDAVISNMDAIRTYKELVGGSTGEAYAKKGFEPACSGVVLYMGLKKRYEHLAHHCFVFSRDAGEEFDAIYKKGQPAPDPTVYLAATAGTDPESAPPGGEALYALVHTPHLRPHHDWDQLFPGYRQTILDKLKRTAGLDDIEENIVVEQRLTPVDIHNRYRVLDGAIYGLASHGSWLGAFKPGNRSRQVKGLYLAGGAAHPGPGMPMVMMSGWIAADSLDQDLGGKGMSAAAELAGRRESELVGA